Genomic segment of Mytilus edulis chromosome 12, xbMytEdul2.2, whole genome shotgun sequence:
gtaatcgatcttTATGAATATGGATTCAATATTCAATTGTATAAAATATCATGTTCTGCTTGTCGTACACTCTAAAATACTTaagttggaatagatctacgaagactCAAGAACGGGCATGTGTGGTTTGGCAATTGGACATGCCCACGGCACAGATGTCCAGATATTGCtcggaagatgttttgagaagttACGATGCTACCGGACAtggaaaattaaactgttacagtatattacagaacacaaaactggctatctttgctgtaaaaagtaaaatcacaaaaatactgaactcagaggaaaatcaattcggaaagtccataatcacatggcaaaatcaaataacaaaacgcatcaaaaacgaatggacaagaactgtcatattcctgagctGACAAGGGTTACATTTAAGCTAAATATCCTAATCCCACGGCatcaactaattaaaaaaaaaaatgacctaggCCTTTAGCATTGGAGGGCTAAAACTAGCATTGAGCAGTATCCAGGtcctaaatagaaaataaagagatgtggagtaaatgtacacgggacaaagtcgcacacaatatatagaaaaaatacaaattattaatgaacagggcttttattcctgttcttcatcttgaaagtagcgggagggtcttcaacgaggaacCGGACCATTGATActcattatacaaaagtaacatgggtaagtgcatcggactacaaaaacagaagttcctggttcgatccccgtaCCGGGGAGAACATTGCCtatccactattaataaatatgtttaaactaacaatagccacacacttgactATATAGATTACATTGTTTTTTCTtcatcctacatatgtcttttgatattgcttctacatgtaaatactaaaagtcttacactgtatctatatatattttgctCTGAGaccagaaaataataaaataaataagacaaaactTGCACTTAAGAAAAGGTCcgaagattttgtaaaaaaaatttccaGTTCTTCCGGGGTCCTTGAGCCCTTCCCTCGCCAAAATATAGTTTACTTTATTTGTAATAGAGGCTAGTTACGCTTCTATATTATCATCTTATATCAACCTCTCCAAACTAAAAAGTTAAGATCACGCATCCTTAGtgtttagattgataaagacttttgcatccgtcgacattttCTTCGATTAAAATAATATTGATCTCACAACCGCTGttcatgtatactttaacgaccgtGCTAGTTTTCTTGTTAGTTTTAAAAGTAGCTACCTCCCTTGTTAGTGTGATGTTGTCATCAATCTTTTTATTTGTACCacctttatataatattatattgtacaatttaaatttgtaattcgtttaatatttaaatataataattaattctttatcaaagatataaacaaggtaatttgaaagtctttgattaCTTTATCACCGTAGTTCAATTCAGAAGTCATGCGGTCTATTTTGTCTACATTATGTTAAATGAATGCCGGAGTGTTTGCATTAGCAACATTTACTATCAATGACTATACATctagaaaagaaaacattttacattataaatcgagaaataattgaaattatatacaaaactttaaGTTCACCCTTTTGGTATGTAACAAAAATCGACAACATTGTTATAATTTCATTGTCTGAAgcacctttaaatgaatgacaaatgacaacattgtcatttttgaatgacaattaaaaacaGTGTGGGGAAAGATAAATTGAACACactttcgtttctcgttttttcgttttttgtttttgtgaaataaaaaatgaaaaatgaaaacacttttgtttttcgtttttcgttttgtgaaatcaaaaacgaaaaatgaaaacactttcgttttttgttttttgtttttgatatttcaaaacaaaaaacgaatggacgcagatatacacggacccaacaccattgctaaaaatgaaaaagacaaacagacaagcaacacgaacaccaccaaaattaggtgtctcaggtgctccggaagggtaggcagatcctgctccacgtgtggcacccgtcgtgttgatcatgttataataaatccggtaaatagtcttattcggtaggtcaaattcatgaaaggaaaggggattgtagttacgacgtaaggaacatattcaatatcatctgggaaacggttattccataacggtcaaccaactcgtgatggcgtccttaaaatttacgaagggatgatttcaacttcaccaattggaactcttcgtttaataacttccttgtaagcagcaaccctttatcaagaaaattatgataggaagtacaagcactggaatatcgtattaattggtaGATATATATCCCggatgcaggtgctgctgaatgttgctacttagaaattgaaagttcacaattggaaagctgaaatctactcttttgtcgtaaaactttgatttcaaccgaccctcattgtcattttcgagatgtaagtcaagatatgaggccgacttaactgtatatgttgtaccctttatctcaagttcgatgggatagatacgttcaacataagtcaccaaattttgaattaattagtgAGAGACAATGATAAACATGTATAttgcggaaagtaaagttaaagtatgttgctaacttcttatctttcttccttagaagtttatcaaactaaagaaacaagtcggcaagaagagggcacaattggttcccatttgAATGAAAGCTATTCAAATTTGTTGAGATCcgtaaattaataaatattaaaagtaaagtaGTTAATAGGGTTACTGAGGTTCGTGGTTATGGTTATCGACGGTCTCTCTTCAAATGCTCAGTTTTAATTCGACGTATCAGAATCTaaagcattctgggtaatattttcaaaagtgtacatcAAAACGTTGCGATTGGTTAAAAACGTTCTAAAAAAGTTATATTCAACCAATGCATGACGTTATTTTCCTTTCGGTGTTCAAAAATGAGAGTACCCATAGTCTTTCAGattcgaaaaaaaaactaaaatctgTTACATGTTAATAATTACtttattataaaagaaataaaataagatTATAAAATATAACTGTATATCTACATATCGTATATAAGTAACAAGACAAACattgtttgaaaaaaacataaagtGTTTATCTATTTCAGTGGAATTACGATGATAAGAACATGATAATAAGAACATTATAATGTTAGTGTAATTGTACTTTAAACATTAATCATGTTACATTTATATGTGATTGCATGCGTAAACAGGGGACACAAAATTGTCAAACATTAGTCTTTTCTAATTGTTCTAGGCTTTTGTTATGTTTACCTTCTTTTCACCGTGCTAGTCTCTTCAAAAAGTATCTATTAGGATATGTAGAAgtctttacaaaatatatataattgaaatcTTATTTGAAAACCTTTAAACAAAAACTCGATTGGTGACCTATTAATGTCATAAATATTTGTGCTGTTGGGTTGCTGCTTCATGGATATATGACCGACGTCTACGTTTATTCCTACAATAGGATATAATGACAAAACCAAGTAATGTTTATCCCAAGcctggtataaaaaaaaagattaataactttaaaaaatcaagaTCTTATTAAATTGGAAGTCTTCACATTAACTGTTACAGGTACTGCTGTGTCTTATTTATTTTCctaattatttcattattttttctgtCATCAATTAATGCATATAAAACCTATCAATTGTCATAACGAAGATTCAATGCATGCTGATCATTACAAAAAACATAGTAACAAAAATTTTTCTTTTATACATTCAAGTTAAAAACTTAAAGTAAAAATTCATTCTATATATAATACAGataatacattttacattttccaTTGGAATATATGTATATACGGTATTGTAATGTAACAAATGGATAACATTTTCTCTTATTTATAACATATACAATAAAGACACTGTTCACATAATTTGAGCATAACAATTTaaaccttctgaaaaaaatctacatCTTATTTCAAATAGTACCTTTCTTAGCTTTGGTTATTGTTATGTAATTAAAAAACATCTTTCGACTTACATAACAATtcaaaaacgaaataaaataGTTTCCTCGtccctttttattttattctgattgatttttttaacacACACAAACAGATTTAATTTCAACGATTCCGTTTTGATATAATGTATTACATAAGTTTCATTTCATAAATAAGCGTTATAGTTtctaaaaaatgtatatgtaataTGACGTCACAAGTATCAGTTTCGATACAGTTTATTAGTGATGATGAAATGTTTATGAACATACATTTTAGTGCATTTGAATGTTTGTTTCATGACTAGCTTTGCTAGGATAAGCTCCTATTTATCATACTAAATATGAGCACCAATAATACATcttatatgagccagtccatgcgaaaaggtacaaaaagttacaggacacgttatcaaagtttgttataatatttttgaaaaacgtttttatccgaaaaaaattaaattaatttaaacattcataagattgtcaattctatcccgaatttgtcaatTAAAACAGCAATCTATCCGAATTTTTGGTATatgagcaagtgtaaaatcatgtGTTCCCCCAactaatgctataccgaccagaaacATCAAATCGTTTTGCTCATGTAGGTTGAAACCTAGTAATTAGTATGAAGGTCAAATTGGAGAAAAGGGGACAAGATTGTAGTAAGGTTTTTTGTCTGCCACACGGATATTCCATAATTTCAACTCTTGATAAGTCTGTAAATCTTACAAAGGCATGATTTTAACATCACCATTTGAAACTttaaattacataacttttgtaTGAGCATTAACCTTCTATCAATGAAATTATATATCATCTGATTAATATAAATTATTCTGATTTGCAGGTGGCTTGCGTATTACTGAAGGTTTCGCTGAGAATCAAGGACGACTAGAAGTGTATTACAAAGGTGAATGGGGAACAGTATGTGATAATCAGTTTGCGAATGTTGACGCAGAAGTAGCCTGTAAACAGCTTGGATATTGGTGTGTATTACTATTAGGGAAATTTAGTACTGATTGGTTTCTCTATCTAAATCTGTACATAGTCAATGAAAAACCATCTAGTCTTTTCGAAATCGAGATATATTATCCAACAATTGGATAATTGTTTTCGATATCTTCATTcgaaataaagattttacatgAGACACATTTCATTAAACTTAAATCATCCAGTCAGTTGTTcgcttataaaaaaaatgataccggtgaattgaaaaataaagataaaatatttaaattgtaaaataaaacataagatAGCTTCATGATGAGACAAACACTTCAATAATTAGGAAATCAAAGGAACAACAGGAGCaccaaagtgcaacaaaaacaaacaccaacatgcATCAACACGAACTACATTGTACTAGTTTAGTATCTGATAACAacagccatattcctgacttgttacaggacattAAAACTACCATGTTAATACATTATTCTATAAATTACTTTCTATAATGTTAAGtttgtgatttttgtcagatATATCACATCACCAAGCAATTTCTTGGTTTCCTATTGAACTTTTTACAATCAAATCAAATGCTTTCCGTTAAATGTGTCTTTGTTGTAAAAGGGGTTAAACTGGTCATCGTGTTTTTACTGTACAAGGAAAGAACATGACATAATATCGTTCCTTATAAGTAAATTAGtagatatataaaacaatgtaTCATTAATGTATTTATAGTTCAGGATTGATGATTCCTCCACACAAAGTATACGATGGGATAGGTACTATTTGGTTAAATAGCGTAAACTGCTCAGGTTCAGAAAGTAGACTACTGAATTGTACCTTTAATACAGATGCATCAAACTGTCGTCACTATGGAGATGTTGGCATTCATTGTTTTCTGAACTGTTCACAAGATGGTGAAGGTATGATATTGGACAGCGCAAAGTTATAAATCAATCGTATATAAATCGAAACAGTTGATGTATTGTACTTGttctaaaaatatatgtattcaaTTTACTGTACATTTACTAACAATCCGTTCTCACAAATTTCATCTATCCAACGTGCACTAAtgctttgtttacatattttattgtGTTCACCAAATATTTCCAGATCGTGTGAAGGCAATGGTCAAAATAGAAACACTTATTGTCTACCAAGAAAATACGTACTTACTTATGTGATTACCATTGTGTTGTCTGGCGTACTACATTACAATCCTGTTACCTTTAATAACTGCATGCGCCATTAGCTTATttagtactgagaaaaaatcatGTTATCATTTTATTACCTACACGTTCAAGTCATCTCAACTGTTTAACAGAAGATGAaggattattttttataaaaaaaaaatattgttatcttGTTAAGAACACGATTTGATACCCCCTCTTTTCATAACGTTTGTTAAGTTGATTGTTAGGTTGTCATCTAATCAATTTATCACACCGTGCGTTTTTTCTTTGTGCACATACTTTATTTGTCTTCTATGCGTGTTCTCATTTTCGGGTACACGCAATGGTCAAAATGAAAATACTACAGAACGACATTTCAATAGTCTaatgatattattttttacacaaaGAAATTCTATAGCGTACAGATAACAATATGTTCCTTATTGTTAACGTAATAtttacacatttatttctaaattaaatttTACTCAAAGCCATCTACCAAACTATTCAAATGAGTCAACATGCTTCAATTCAATAACATAAGTTTCAAACAGCTTTCACAAAGGATTAACATCTGAATCTTGTAAACAATTCTGCTTTCCAGGTGGCTTGCGTATTACTGATGGTTTCGCTGTGAACCAAGGACGACTAGAAATTAATAACAAAGGTGAATGGGGAACATTATGTGATGATCAATTTGAAAATGTTGATGCAGAAGTAGCATGTAGACAGCTTGGATATTGGTTGGTATTAAGTTTATAGAGTGCTTAAAACACACAATTAATTatgaatcaatttttttatatcattttgtaCGTAAAAAATAAAGAACTGTTCGGGGTTTTTAAGTCGAGATATCTTATCCAAAGATAGGGCTATATTTCCGATATCTGAATTTCAAATGAAGACTACCACTTTAGATACTAATCGACCTATTCCAAAATAAGATATCAAAACCATTTATTTAGTTGCATGTGTGTTTTGTGGTGAGTTTAGAATCAACTAGTTTTATTTCTGTTGAGTCGTCaatttcctcttatagttgatatgatTAGTGACTGATGGCATAGGTACCATTTGGTTAAATAACGTAAATTGTTCTGGTTCAGAAAGTTATTTACTAAAATGTACGTACAATTACGATACATCACGCTGTCGACACTATCATGATGTTGGTATCCATTGTTTTCTCAACTGTTCAACAAAAAATGAAGGTAGGGTTTTTGTAAAAACTAACGTTTAAAACAATAGTTTATCAACTGGCATACTTTTTATACTACTGTGAATTCATTCGTGCTCGTTGGATACTAAATTTCGTTGTTTTCGAATTTCAAATGCTGTATGAATGATAAACAAAATcataaaggaatgtatgcagactttgccaaaaccacaaatttaaatattcaagaatatgcaagttttctcGTTATCCTGGAAAATGGGTACCCACGAAAATTAAATCCACAGTAGGTCATGTCCTGTCTATACATTTAATTTAAATCAGCATTTTATTAAACAGCATCCATTAAATAGACAGAATCCAGAAAACATACAATAGAATCTTTAAAAACTTGGTTTTTATACATGCAAACTTCtctttaatcattgttaataaCAATGCAtacaaattgtttatttgattGCTATGCAAATATATTAACACAGAAAATGCagaaatgttttgtttaaaaacaaatctatatatattttaaaagaaagacAAAACTAAGCATAAAATGGAAATACTACAAAAAGGCGgcttaatattcatattttataaattgcCAAAACAAAGAGATTTTAAAGTGTACAGGGTACAATACATCTGaacattgtaaatataataaTACTTTGCAGGTGACTTGCGTATTACTGATGGTTTCGCTAAGAATCAAGGACGACtggaaatttattacaaaggtGAATGGGGAACATTATGTGATGATCCATTTGAAAATGTTGATGCAGAAGTAGCATGTAAACAGCTTGGATATTGGTATGTTATACATTTGTAGATGGTAAACAAATACgcaatttaatttaaattagtTCCTTTATCTCAATTCGTACCTCGTCCATGAATAATCGTCTAGAGTTTTAAAGTCTATCTGTGTTATCGACCGATAGGGCGATTATTTCGATATCTTAATTTGAATTGAAGATGTTTAGATTAATCGCTTATCGATACTTTCCGAAATGATATTACAAGATTAGTCATTCAGTTGTACGTTTGTCTCATCATGAATATAGAATTTGCTAGTGTTATGGTTCATTTAAACTGCACCTTACAGGTTATAGGAATAATTTACAAGCCAATCAAAACATTGTTGATTCATCTTTTTAGAAATGACAGGTCATTTGTATATGTTGAGGTACAATTTGTTATGAGTGTTCTCTAAAGGGTCTGATATGATTCCTTTTTAAAgcaaaatgtatgcttctttaaGATCAAATGTTCTTTAAATCACTGTATGcacttattttgtaaaaactttttTAAGAGTAATTATTAATTACATTGACGATACATTGCTCTGATTTATTGACCATAAGAATAAACCTAACATCGCTAATACGAGGCTCATTCTAACTTTTATTCAACTTAACATTGACAATGTAGTACAAAAGGTTAAAAACAAGTGTTTCATTAAATGAATAGATGTGTGCAAATAGGTCTGTTCTAAAAGACACAATACGCATTTATTTAGAATCACATTTGCTAATTGAatgaatatgtttatatattagtAAAATTTTTAATAGCATTTTGATTGTGACAATTTTGTTAAATTATCGATAACcatctgaaaaattcaaaaactaAAGATTCTTTAATATGCTGGTGGTCTTTTTTAGTTGAATTTACATATTATTTACCACTGTACATTTTACTCTTCAAAACATTTAGTAAGTAATCTGTCTCAAACAGACTTGAAGTGTTTTATTAGCATGGAAACAATAAGCTATCCCATAATTGAGTGCTCATCTTAATCACTTTCCTCCTCAAAATATTGTATCTATACTTTTGTTAAATTTAATGTCCTAAACTCTCTCAGAGATACTAAGTCACCTAGCAATACCCTGATATCCTATTGAATTGATTAACTGAAAAACCATATTGTTCCTCTTTAAAAAGGTTCAAACGAAAATTGGGTAATCTATTATTAGTATTTCAACTAACAACAACATGTTTTGATAGTAATGCACGACATACAGATACAAAAAAGTAAAGAAGACGATATCCAGCACACTGtttctattatttatttatagttcaGGATTGAAGCTTCCATCCAATAAAGTGAACGATGGTATAGGTACCATTTGGTTTAATAACGTAAATTGTTCTGGTTCAGAAAACCATTTACTGAATTGTACCTACAACCACGACATATCACCCTGTCGACATTATCATGATGTTGGTATCCATTGTTTTCTCAACTGTTCAACAGCAGCTGacggtatagttttagaaatagcaaacattaaaacaaatcgtAGAATATACACTTAATTTACCACGCCACTGTTAAACGCAATCTATTAAgttggtaccaaacaccttgactaaaatttagTCGGctcgttttattttcataaattttaacaaaaaatatttactttgaccttatgacaaaaatatcaaaatttcaaaaactttaaaaaagaaacattatcTGAAACAAGTGATTATATTTATTGCAGTTTGTCAAACACTAATTTTAATCTAttaaaagcttcatattttcTGAACAATATAACGTATTTAAAACTTTCAGCTGATTTAAcatagttatctccctgtagtgttatgtaccaccttaaacgAAGATTATCcagaatacatgtacatgtacatacagatAATCTTCAAAACTTCCATCTTGTTTACATTATAATACTATCAAATACAAATCATATAGTGATGAGTGTTAGCAATATAATAACCTCAACATAACACACAGTAAGGCTTTGTGTACATGTCTCGCTTATCTTCTCGTTTTCGGCTGttcattctatatatatttactaGTCAAAATGAAATTACTTACGTTATGATTAATGAAACACGTATCTAATACGTCACTCCTTAGTCAACTAATGTTCGATAACGCCACAAaggtcatatgtttttttgtaCTTGTACTTTAGAATAGACACATGTTAATTGttcgtttttaacattttgtagATAAAAGCACAATTGTAatgattttcaaattattttatcaaatgcATTTGCATTTAACATCATGATAAAAAAAGTCAACATATATACATGGAAATTGTTTATGGACAAACTAACGTGTTCATattaaacaaacaacacaaataaaaaaggAGTTAACAATATATGCATTTCAAGTACTATTTCAAAATTCTTGCAGAAGCACAtgtttctttttagctcacctggcccaaagggccaagtgagcttttctcatcactttgcgtccgtcgtccgtcgtcgtcgtcgtctgttaacttttacaaaaatattgtactcTGAAACTCCttggtcaaatttaaccaaacttggctacaatcatcatgtGGTTATATAGTTTGAATAATGTGCCCGTTGATAGAATCGCCCAACAAAGATGGCCtttatggctaaaaatagaacataggggtaaaatgtagattttggcttatatctctgaaaccaaagcatttagagcaaatctgacacgaggtgaaattgtttattaggtcaagatatatctgccctgaaatggtcagatgaattggacaacctgttgttagattgctgcccctgaattggtaattttaaggaaattttgccgttttttgttattatcttgaatatcattatagatagagataaactgtaaacagcagtaatgtacagcaaagttagacctaaaaataagtcaacatgaccaaaatggtcaattgatccctaaggagttattgtcctttaaagtcaatttttaacaattttcataaaatttgtaaattttaaacttacattttccactgaaactacttagccaattcattatagatagagatacttGTAAGCAGTAAGAATGTtcagtacaaacacatcaccatcataaaaacacaattttgtcatgaatccatttgcgtcctttgtttaatattcacatagatcaaggtgagcgacacaggatcTTTAGAGTCTCTAGTTTTAAAAAGCTAATGCTCGTTTAACGTAGTTACAATATTCTTCATGGGTTATCTTTATAACATGTTATAGTAAAAATATTTGTGTATTCGTTTtggtgaatattacttttactgttaacatAAAAATGCTatcatggtatgattgccattgagacagctcttcacaagagatcaacttacatagaaataaaacaactattatgcaccgtacggccttctacaatgCACAAACCCCAAACCacatactcagctataaaaggccctgaaataacaatgtaaaatgattcaaacgagaaaaaaatgtgtacacaaaatgaacgaaaaaaaaatatgtaagacaTTAACAAA
This window contains:
- the LOC139497599 gene encoding CD5 antigen-like; translated protein: MPTAQMSRYCSEDVLRSYDATGHGKLNCYSILQNTKLAIFAVKSGLRITEGFAENQGRLEVYYKGEWGTVCDNQFANVDAEVACKQLGYCSGLMIPPHKVYDGIGTIWLNSVNCSGSESRLLNCTFNTDASNCRHYGDVGIHCFLNCSQDGEGGLRITDGFAVNQGRLEINNKGEWGTLCDDQFENVDAEVACDLRITDGFAKNQGRLEIYYKGEWGTLCDDPFENVDAEVACKQLGYCSGLKLPSNKVNDGIGTIWFNNVNCSGSENHLLNCTYNHDISPCRHYHDVGIHCFLNCSTAADGDLRIIKGFVENQGRLEINYKGEWGTVCDNNFEDVDAEVACRQLGYRSGLMLPAHKVDDGIGTIWLNHLNCSGSEGNLVNCTYNHDISPCRHYHDVGVHLYLNCSTEDEEAIASIAPLDGSFETVGDTDLIEETVVSLNKDDDKLDENNNENQQEIQNSR